Proteins from one Elgaria multicarinata webbii isolate HBS135686 ecotype San Diego chromosome 3, rElgMul1.1.pri, whole genome shotgun sequence genomic window:
- the LOC134395431 gene encoding kelch-like protein 6, producing the protein MDTKKDQDGGGEDDISVRLSSLGHYITRGLRQLYETGQLCDAILVAEGKSFPCHRALLASFSPYFHAMFTRPFRECWERRVVLEEMASSVLQRILCYLYTRELFLTPETAQDLFTAASRLVILPLQEIIGRFLADSICMDSCLGIYALAYSHNHHALLRVATHHITLNFESLSEHGAFPGLDLSTVVSILSSDKLLVSSELTVYHAVQHWVRSQPAEHLSLIKKLMGQVRLPLLTSEEVTTVQKDIIAEYGHAHLQWEQLDGAGRLLKSGGLRHGMYDDWIVSLGLFVSNMQGGVVERLKTHFLGFNLQMESWEEIPPLMYLDSSGFLSVGHKLYVSGGQKLNGSVLGHLHEFDALTGRWMQLPSMSVPRREHGFLACKQKLYALGGRSGRSVLDSAESFDLVQESWSPIANLPFAVSHFASATLKIKLYLIGGFSHTRASGLAHRGILIYDTSINVWSQVPLAFQCYKSTAVAMNNGIFVIGGLVEESSQRETPGTVIRALISGTHKCFFLSKDGTVSQDVAIPELPILVLPPCAVQWQRRIHVLVGNTIYQWKPGEPSWTRSRKSAPNTRVTFLTVVNGVTLRVPKKTLQPLLQEASAALTAVWVADN; encoded by the exons ATGGATACCAAAAAGGACCAAGATGGTGGTGGAGAGGATGACATAAGTGTGAGGCTTAGTTCTTTGGGACATTACATCACTCGGG GTTTAAGGCAGCTCTATGAGACCGGGCAGCTCTGTGATGCCATCCTGGTGGCTGAAGGAAAGAGTTTCCCCTGCCACAG GGCATTGTTGGCCTCATTCAGCCCATACTTCCATGCCATGTTCACCAGGCCCTTTAGAGAATGCTGGGAAAGGCGAGTTGTGTTGGAAGAGATGGCTTCTTCCGTCCTTCAGAGAATTCTATGTTATCTCTACACGAGGGAGCTCTTCCTTACACCAGAGACTGCTCAAGATCTCTTCACAGCAGCTAGCAGGCTTGTCATCCTCCCACTACAGGAGATTATTGGAAG ATTCCTTGCTGACAGCATTTGTATGGACAGTTGCCTAGGGATTTATGCTCTGGCGTATTCTCACAACCACCATGCTTTGCTCCGTGTGGCCACACACCACATCACCTTGAACTTTGAGTCCCTTTCTGAACATGGGGCCTTTCCAGGGCTGGATCTCAGTACAGTGGTCAGCATTCTCTCCTCAGACAAACTGCTTGTGTCTTCTGAGCTGACCGTCTACCATGCCGTTCAGCACTGGGTGAGGTCTCAGCCAGCTGAGCATCTCTCACTGATCAAGAAGCTGATGGGACAGGTCCGCCTCCCCCTTCTAACATCTGAAGAGGTCACAAcagtccagaaggatatcattgCAGAGTACGGGCATGCTCATTTGCAGTGGGAACAGCTGGATGGAGCAGGTCGGCTGCTGAAGAGCGGGGGCCTCAGGCATGGCATGTATGATGACTGGATTGTGAGCTTGGGCCTCTTTGTAAGCAACATGCAAGGAGGAGTCGTTGAGCGCTTGAAGACTCACTTCCTGGGATTCAACCTACAGATGGAAAGTTGGGAGGAGATCCCACCATTGATGTATCTCGATTCCTCCGGTTTCTTGTCCGTGGGGCACAAACTCTATGTCTCTGGAGGGCAAAAGCTCAATGGCTCTGTTTTAGGCCATTTGCATGAGTTTGATGCCCTCACGGGCCGGTGGATGCAGTTGCCTTCCATGTCTGTACCCCGGAGAGAACATGGCTTTCTAGCATGTAAGCAGAAATTGTACGCCCTGGGAGGGCGAAGTGGCCGAAGCGTGCTTGACTCTGCAGAAAGTTTTGACCTCGTGCAGGAGTCCTGGTCACCCATTGCTAACCTGCCATTTGCAGTGAGTCATTTTGCCTCTGCCACACTGAAAATCAAGCTGTACCTGATTGGTGGGTTCTCTCACACCAGGGCGAGCGGCCTCGCTCACAGGGGCATTCTGATTTATGACACGAGCATCAATGTGTGGAGCCAGGTGCCACTGGCTTTCCAGTGTTACAAATCAACGGCTGTGGCCATGAACAATGGGATCTTTGTCATTGGTGGACTGGTGGAGGAGAGCAGCCAACGGGAGACGCCCGGCACCGTCATCCGAGCTCTGATCTCTGGCACCCATAAATGCTTCTTCCTCAGCAAGGATGGCACTGTGAGCCAGGACGTTGCCATCCCAGAACTTCCCATCCTGGTCTTACCACCGTGCGCAGTGCAGTGGCAGAGAAGGATCCATGTCCTGGTAGGGAACACGATTTACCAGTGGAAGCCCGGAGAGCCGAGCTGGACTAGGAGTCGGAAAAGTGCTCCCAACACAAGAGTGACATTCTTAACTGTCGTTAATGGTGTGACGCTGAGGGTACCCAAGAAAACTCTGCAGCCCCTCTTACAAGAAGCCTCAGCAGCCTTGACAGCAGTTTGGGTGGCTGATAATTAA